The window TTAGATGGTTTTATTGATGAGGAAGTATATGTAAAACAACTTCCTGGATTTGGGAACTCACAATTTCCTTACCATGTGTACAAGTTGACTAAAGCCCTCTATGGACTAAAGCAAGCCCCTCGAGCTTGGTATTAGAGGATGAGTTCATTTCTAACTGATCATGGATTTACCAGAGGTAAAGTAGATACTACATTATTTATCAAAAGATCCTCTGAAGGTAATATCATTATTCAAATTTACGtcgatgatattatttttggtagtACTAACTTTATTTTGTGCAAAGATTTATCAAATCTCATGCAGAGTGATttcgaaatgagtatgatgggagagcTTACATTCTTCCTTGGACTTCAAATTCAGCAATCAAAAAAAGGCACATTTATTTTCCAGACCAAGTACACTAAGGAGTTGATTCAAAAGTTCGGCATGAGAAATGCTAAAGCAATTGGAACACCTGTGAGTCCATCAACCACTCTTGATAAAGAAGATAAAGGAAAATTAGTGGACGAAACTAAGTATCGTGGAATGAGTGGATCACTCCTATACTTAATTGCTAGTCGACCAGATGTCATATTCAGTGTGTGTAAATATGCCAGGTTTCAGTCAGCTCCTAAGGAGTGACATTTAACCGTAGTGAAGTGAATAATTCGCTATCTTATCGGAACTACTTCGCATGGACAATTATATCCACCTTCTAACAATTTTAAACTTGAAGGATTTTCATATGTTGATCTTGCAAGTGAAAAAGAAGACAGGAAAAACACTAGTGGAATGTGTCAATTGCTGGGAAAAGCATTAATTTCCTGTAATAGCAAAAAATAAGGATCAGTGGCATTGTCTACCACTGAGGTAGAGTACATTGCCATTGGACAATTTTTCACTGAACTACTCTGGATTTCCCATTAATTGGGTCACTATGAATTAtcttttaaaaattttcaaatattcaGTGACAATTCTAGTGCTATATGTCTCTCAAAGAATCCTGTGAATCATTTTAGAGCTAAGCATACAGACATCAAGCATCATTTTATTAGATATCATGTCCTTAAAGGAGATATAGAATTAATGTTTGTGAGCACTAATGATCAATTAGCGGACATTTTTATAAAACCCTTGCTTGAAGATAGATTTTGTGTTTTGTGGGACTCTCTTGGCATTATTTTGCTTAATACCAAAAATTAGGACCTATGTgacattatttatttttattgccACATTATCTGCATGTTTCCTTATGTGTGTAAGTACCATTAATGATGTGCCTCCTATTTTTCCTTTTTCACAACTTTTCAGAAGGAAGTCAATCATCACGTCGTATCTCAGACGCCTTTTCCTTTTCTGCACTCAACCGTCAATCGCACCTCTTTTTAGTCTACTTTCACCATTCTACTTCTCTCACATTGTTTCTATCACCAAACCCTTCCCTTCATCTCAGCAATGGCGAAAACTCCCATAAACCCTTCTGCCTCAACCCAAAAAATCAGTCGCTCCAAAACAAAACCTTCGTCACAACCTCCAGAACCAGTCAATCTAGGGTCAGACCCCTCGGAAGAATTTTCCTCTTCACAAGAAGAACTCTCTGATGATGCACGTAGCCTTAATGAGAAAGCCCTAGGAAAGCATCCGATGGAAGATAACTTTGAGTCGCTCACCCACAAAATGCCCAAAGCAGATCTCTCAAGCTCTCTAGATTCTGACATCAATTTATGAGACACCGAAGTAGAGATGTCTTCATCTCTTTCAAAGATAAACCTATTGCCCATGGCAGGTCATTGATCTGAATGACATGGAAAGATGCAATTGCAAGGTTAAGTAACTCTTCGACTTCCGAGGATGGAAATATATTCTTTCATTGCCTCCTCCAAAGGTATATGAATCTCTTGTCAAAATATTTTATGTAAATCTTCGTTCCCCAAAACCTGACAAATTAAAGTCTCTAGTTCTTGGTAAGCGCATTGTACTGGACTGTGCCCTGTTTGATTCTATTTTTCAGTATAAGTGTTCTAAATTTTCTATGTTGTTCAAATATACCTGGCCCAAAGACTTCAAAATTTATTTTGATCAAGCAAAAAGATGCATAGCTGAGTCACCCACTAATCCCCTATCTTGTCAATTAGGTTCTAGTGATGTTAGTTTTGAAACTCGCATTCTAGCACACATTGTGGAAACCACTCTTCTTCCCCGTATGTGATCTTTCTCAACCTTCTCCCAACGGGATACTTTTCTTGTTTACTGCCTCCTAACACAGCATAAAGCCAAGTTGTCCTCCTAGGTCAACAATTTCATGATTGAGAGTGCCGATGATCCCACAAATCTTCCCTATGGAATGGTCATTACCCATATTCTCGAAGCCCACGACATCTCTCTTTCTAACTATGCCTATGTCACTGTCACTAAGTCCTACAACTCCAGAGCTTTTTCTCGCAAGGGATACGTTGCTGTGAAAGGCACATGGATAAAGAAACAAGACAGTGAAGCCTAGACTGCTCCAACTAACTTGAAAGTCAAGTCCTCTATTTATCCTACCAGTGTGTGTGACCTTTATCGGATGGTAAAGCTAACTGCTATCAATGAAAAGTTGGCCATCATCAAGGATTTATTGGTCTCCACTCAAACCACAATTGGAGATATTCATGATGTATCAAAGTAGACAGACTCTGATGTATCCAAGATAAGAGTTCAAATCCTCAGGACAACAACGAATGCAGTAAAAGCTTTCAAGGAAGTGCATGACAGGATCGATGGGATATCAATCACATTCAATGCTAGCTTTGATCGTCTGAAGGAGGCAATTTGCAATACTCTCACTTATTTTCTGCATCGTTGATGAATGGATGTTTAAGACAGTTTTTTATTTGCTTTTGAACTGATTATTCAGTCATGGGGTTGTACTATTAAGACAATTACTTGATTTTGCATGCCTAACTAGTTAGATATTACTTGTTTTTACATGCAGTTGGTGTCTGTGATAACATCTGAAGATTTCAAGGAGCTTTTAAGAGAGAACCCTCTTCTAACCCAAGGGGACTAGAGTAGGATTCAGattgaatccgaaccagtataaaaatattTGGTGTAAAAAatccttatatgggaggcgatgtcgctCTCTGAGATGATAGAAACAGATGCACTATGTAAGTGAAAAATCTCTCTGATGTAGATCTGAGCCAACTTATCTGAAGTGTAAGAAGTCATCAatagaatgaaatgcgctgacttggtcaactgatcaacaatgacccaaatgtaatcaaacttcctcaaagttcaTAGAgaccctaccacaaagtccatagtaatgcgcttcCACATTCACTCTGGTATACCAATCATCTGAAGCAAATGacccggtttctgatgctcatatttgACATGTTGACTATTCAAACACCATTAAACATGCCCaaaaatatccttcttcatctttcTCCTCCAATAATGCTATTGTAAGCAATGATACATCTTCGTAttacctggatgaataaaataccacaAACCAtgagccttctcaagaatcaactctctcaagccattaacattaggaacacaaattcgACCCTAAAGTCGCAATACACCATCATAACCAATAgccacctccttagcaccaccttgCTCtaatgtgtccttaaggacaagaaaatggggatcatgATACTGCcgagccttaatgcgctcaaTCAACGACTCTGAAATCACACAAGCAAAGACTCTGctaggctcagaaatatccaatatcACCAATCTATTGTCCAACACTTGAACAACCATAGCCAAAGGCCTATCCACATCAGGAATAAATGCCAAACTCTCCATACTTTCTGCCTTTTTACTCAAAGGCATCTGCTATCGCATTATCCTTTCCCAaatgatacaagatagtgatatcataatcctttaacaGCTCCGACCACCTCAATTGCTTCAAACTCAAATCCTTTTACTTGAACAAATGCCGATGACTCCGATgattagtgtaaatctcacaTGACACACCATATAAGTAGTGCCTAAAAATCTTGATCGcgtgataattcttctcatggagctTCAACATGTGAGGTGAAtggtaatcaccctaccgtcatGTATCAACACACAACCAAGGCCAACGTACGAAGCATCATAATAGACATTAGACATCCCCTATCCTTAGGGCAATACCAAAAGtgaagttgtagtcaaagcagtcttgagcttctgaaagctctaccCACACTCGTCGGACCATCTGACCTGAgcgcccttctgagtcaacttggtAAATGGAGTTGTAATAGCTGAGAtcccctccacaaagcgatgatagTATCcagccaaacccaggaagctcctAATATCCATAGcggtagaaggtctgggccaactctgaacttcctcaaTGTTCTTtgaatccaccttgatcccatcactagataccacgtggcccaagaatgccgtAGGGGAGTTCAGAAAGGATCTGATCGTAGATAGATACTTCAATGTCTGTGGGGGTGCAAATCCTTTATATACTAATCTATTGTAGAACCTTACTCTCTCTATTACATTactctatttattttttatttttttcatattttagCATCAAATTTTGTATAAGATAAGTTGATTGAAGAagttttatttaattaataaaatttcctcttttttttgttttgtttttccacCCAACCAAAACtaacacttggagaacttagcatacaacttcttctccttcagaatctgaagcacaatcctcaaatgttgctcgtgctcctccctactacaggaatataccaagatatcatcaatgaacacaataacaaaagaatccaaataaggccggaacacactgttcatctaATGCATGTAAGCTGCTggcgcattagtcaagccaaaagctATCACcaagaattcataatgcccataacgagtcctaaaagttgtcttagAGATGTTTGAAGCCCTAATCATCACTTGATAATATAccaatctcaagtcaatctttgagaaaaCTCTGGCAACCTGGATTTATCAAAACAATCATCAAAGAGAggcaatagatacttgttcttgatggtaaccttgttcaaccgcctataatcgatacacttTCTTATATAACCAtacttattcttcacaaatagacGTCCAGATCCACTCCTCAAATAGTAAACGGACACGGTCGCATACAATATAATTTACCTAACTATAAGTCGGGatcgaatcccatagagaacaaTATATAGGCAATTAGGCAAGTAAGAAAATTATTGCTTATTATGCCAAGCCTAACACTAATAAGGGTTTTGAGAGAATATTTATATCTAAAGTAAAAAATGTAACTATCCTAGAAAgcgagtaaaatgatcaatggctacaagcatggatgcaatgGGAATTACACTTAAGTAACAATCCAATgtattttatgattttacaaatatgagcgagtttatgttaattagcccaGGATATTAATTATATATTAGCTTCATCCAAAGaataacaagacttcctaatagAATTCTCTCTAAAATAATTAAGATATTAAGTGCACCTGAAAATGgttacaagtagttcaatcatatccctaggtagaatctataaaatgagggttaacgcctcaagttcttgttaattaatctttttcaACCCCAAATTACCTTTTCCAAGATTAATTTGAAATTAATGGTGACTCATatggttagctaatccctttggaaacattaaagaacaagaataagtaATGAAACTATAACTCACTTCAATATTAataaaatcattcaatacataagcacaacaagatatttaatccaaactttaataatgaatatttccataaataagattcaagtattggaataaatactacacacttagatttTCAAtaaaaagcaaggaaatgaagaaatgagtaaaaatgggtaagaaattgTCAACCAaagtcttcaaatcttcaagtcccACGTGTGTGTGCAAGACCCCTAGCTCCAAGCTTATTTCTCTTAATCATGAATACCAAAAATTGGCCAAAGATCTCAGCCCAAATTGGCTAGGTCGAGTATTAAAGGGTTTGGGgacaaaaaaaatatgaaattacatCACTGCCCAAAACTGATAAAGTTGCGGACATGGAATATACTGTTGACCATCGCAATTGCGGGGAAAGGAGACGCAGTTGGTAAAGTTGACTATTTggttgacttcgcatttgcgaacactacTTTCCTTACTTGACTTTGCAATTGCGATCCAttagttcacatttgcgaacattgACTGGCATGGTTGACTTTGCAATTGCGAGCTCATTTGCGACATCTGAGGCCAATTTTCAGATTTCTACATTTCACCCCTTTGTGACTTGTTTTCACTTGATTTCTTTCCCAATCCTAAATCACATAAACCTGTAAAATAGAAATAACCAACATTGAATACACTATTTTATCAAGAAAATATAGCAAAAATCTAAGattaaagaagagataagttggtaATATACCAAAttatcaaacccccaaacttaaactattgcttgttCTCAAACAATCAAAGCACAAAATCTCCTTCCAAGTAATCAACTCAATAGTGCACCAACATCATACCAAGTCGAAAACATCTACCTTAATCATAAACACATGAATTTgattggtaccaacaattaatccaaAGCATACGAATCATAacaaattctcataaattttattaCAATTAACGCATTCAAATACCATGTTAATCAAGGTAGCAATCAATTCAtgacactaaagcttcaaaatttgcctcATTATCACTAACAATTTTCCCTTGTTCATTCCTCCCAATTGAAAATGGGATTAAATTCACAACTCAAatttcatgtgccctcacactaaAGAGAGAATCTCAATTTTTAAAATGCAATTTAAAACACAAATGGCatatcaaatggaaagaattaactctctctctctctctctctctctctctctctctctctctctctctctctctctctctctctctctctctctctctctctctcttctcaaagatgttcaaatgcacacaagtagtgtcataggcttgcccttcatgtatttctccactaatgtagacacTCGGTTCAATTAGGACTTAAAGGGTTGTAATGTAGTATTTTGGTTAATGTAGGgttgtaatgtaatattttgggtAATAGTGACTCAAAACCACCCTAAGCACTACAATTCTCAATATAAAGTACACTTCCTTCATAAACCTTTCcaccctttcttcatttttcatttcatcaCCTATTTTTCCATTTATTCACAAATCCTTATTTATTCTCCCTTTTTTGTCTTTcttatattctttttttttctttttcaaaagccATGAAGGTTCCActatatttgttttatttttgtctttttaccTGTTCCCATTTTAAACAACTTTCACATCACAACTTTTTCAACCGTCACTGTAaagacccaaccggtcattttgacttttagaacctcgttccccaaAATAAGACTCCCCGTTTGTTCTTTTGCTAATTTATGACTtacagggatggttggttcgggatttggaagtgttcgggttgaaatcggaacacttagttccttagtttggctttaaaaggccaagtttgacttcagccaacatttttagaaaacgaccctaGAATCGGGATtcgacgattccaataggtttgtatgatgattttggacttggtcttATATTctaatcgggttttggataacatgggagcatttcgacgcttaacaGTGAAAACTAGCTTTTTAaaggttttaaggttctttaaatttgatttggcataggttttggagtaattgaggtccatTTGGAATTACAAGCTTAGGAGTAGTTCCATatcgtgatttaagacttgcacgcaaaatttggtgtcattccaagaagtataagtatatttcggcgtgttcggagtaagtttgaagaatttgaaatttctaagtttaaAGAATTTGGtatggggtatgattcttagttttgattttgtgttacgcattctgagggttcgagcaagtccattttatgatttgaaacttgttggtatgttcgggcggggtcccgggggcctcgggggccttgggtgtaaaaccggacgaggctcagaccaagtttggacttgggaggaacagctgaagcttccagcttctggtgtaaccgcacctgcgcatgggaAGCTGCAGGTTcaagctcgtagaagcgagccacAAGCCACATAAGAGACCAAGAGGGGGGGCTGTTAGGGACCGCAGAGGCGGGAattggaccgcacctgcgaaggcgcaggtgcgaggaagggcAGCGCAGAAGTGGACGAGGTCGCAGGTGTGGCgtatggaccgcagaagcggtctcgcagATGTGAGCCAAAGATCGCAGAAGTGGAAGAGCCATCTAAGGGGGGAAGCCACATATGCGAGGgcatttccgcagatgcggagcctcaGAAGCGAGAGGGCTGTTTGGACAGAATGTCTTAAAAACGGGGTTCCATAATTTTTAAccccatttcttccattcttgggcaattttggagctttttgtgaaggtaagttaattctatacactatgagttaaatacatagattatgggtagattataacctataaatcatgaaaatcaagggtttagataaaaaacctagatttttataaaaataagattttaaccacgaaaatggtatagaaattttatatttgagttcttgagattatgggtaacgatttcctccaaAAATTTCCCGAATTCGAGCATGTGGGctaggggtgaattttagaaattttaccattttgggtcggataatttatttaatagtctaactttgaattattgagcatgtattaattattctgtataacatttggatagtttcggatttttcggcatcgaattgagactttaacgcgatgttgtgatcgggaagtgggctttgagacaaggtaagtctcttgtgtaaccttgtaagagggaatttatcccatgtgtgatttaaattaataattgttgttaattgtgggggccacgtacgcactaggtgaggagagtccgtgcgtagctactaattatgctatgtccgagtagtttaggactcaaatcatgaagtacttgtgataattgcatcctttactaattaaagtactggaattatattgtaaattgttagaggaaatagtaaaagaccgaaatttcacttacttgaattttgcataaattatttgactcttattagaaattgtacatccttgtgtattagccttataataacttctcattctggaggtacataagaaaatgtccttctttcttgtggagcgggccgaatgcctcaacagtatagatgcatctatagatcgtgccgcacgtcacaagctgcaatagaatgtgaaggtatcgtgtaattattattattaggcacgatttctgccgaacGCCTtgacagtatagatgcatctatggatcgtgccacacgtccctcggtagtgtacacgatactctggaccgggccgaacgacctcggcagaaatcgtgcctaataataataataattacacgataccttcacattctattgcagcttgtgaagctaattgataaattgaaaattattaaaattgaaagaattaattatttctgcttgttaaagAAAATTAATGATGTTCACATAAATCATgtctatttaaatatttatatttttaatattattgacccttagtgagtgtcaaagtcgacatctcgtcactacttctttgagattaggcttaatacttactgggtacacgttgtttacgtactcatgctacacttgctatactttttgtgcaggatctgagacaggagTCTCAGGCGGTCCTACCGGAGCGCATCCACGTTACCCCGAGGACTAGTGGTGAGCttcctttctgagtcgttctgcagcaactagtgcctcttcttgtatctgtattttatcttttatttttgtgTTTAGACAGTGTTTTGGATttcttttgtataatctactagatgctcaaatacttgtgacaccaggtcttggcacatacactgGTAGAATTGGGgtttgaattattatttttttgggttTTATTTAACCCGATATTTCACATTTTCTTAATTCtcgcaagtaagaagagtttaattactcggataactattaaagaaataaatatatgtttaattcactagttggctggcCTAactgtgatgttgggcgccatcacgacctataggtgaaattgggtcatgacaacgtggtatcagagcactaggttcacgtaggtctcacaagttatgagcaggcctaatagagtcttgcggatcggtacgaaacatctatatttatcttcgagaggctatagggtgttaggaaactacctttcttcatttCCTATCAATCAGTTGGTGTATACTAAGTatctctcttattctctcacagatggtgagaacgcgctctaatgaggttccaaacCAGGGAAGTGCTACTCCCCCACTTgttagaggctgaggtagaggtcgagggagggatccagcccgtggtaggggacgaggaccaGAGGTATCCCAATTATACCACCAGTGGTtctagtagaggatcctattattgaggagcagggtgaggtgcccgcTGTCGAGCCAGCTCCGGTAGATTTCATATCCGCACCGGGATTTCAAGAGGTTATGGGCCgtatgatgcggttcatggaGACTATGACTCAGACTGGTTTATTTCcgacagacccagccacatctcaggcgggcgggggagcacagacccctaccgcacaggctcgtGGGCAGGAAACTGCTATATATTAGAtctagggtgcactacccgtgggtggagcccagccagtggcaacagctacacctgagcctagaccagctgcagaagctattggacagatggactaggctacatcctcctgtctttgggggtgagcgacgtgaggatccccaggacttcattgatcggtccagggacaaactgcacaacatgaggatattggagtctcatgtggtagactttgctacttttcagctagagggcagggcccataGATGGTGGAAGTCCTATCTTCTTAGCAGACTAGAAGATTCTcatcccatgacttgggacatgtTCACCCATATTTTCCTGGATAGTTACATTCCACCCTCCCATAGGGAAGACttgcgatttcagtttgagcagctccagcagggtcagatgtcagtgaccgattatgaggcgaggctctctgagttgtctcgccatgcacttatgatactccctactgatgcGGAGAGAGtatggaggtttgttgcgggttttcatactggcattcaggccaatatggcccgagaggtaaagatggggacttcttatgaactggttgtggaga is drawn from Nicotiana tomentosiformis chromosome 12, ASM39032v3, whole genome shotgun sequence and contains these coding sequences:
- the LOC138902518 gene encoding uncharacterized mitochondrial protein AtMg00810-like; the protein is MSMMGELTFFLGLQIQQSKKGTFIFQTKYTKELIQKFGMRNAKAIGTPVSPSTTLDKEDKGKLVDETKYRGMSGSLLYLIASRPDVIFSVCKYARFQSAPKE